A single genomic interval of Methanococcus voltae harbors:
- a CDS encoding right-handed parallel beta-helix repeat-containing protein has product MRKNTNFKKGVNITAFIIFLLCMITVCSAIDPNINPNPNPNPAPAPVASDVLKVYELNYSWLDENNSIINTTNSATPLQAAITVAHEYNTIYVQPGLYEEDIIINKPLTILGATYDEEKDDDYEVPVNYTWDTTVESVIRSPNPQTDGITVDITNTNDVIFKGFVVENLYTNTNNRHLLRVNADNTNVNNITVQNNVIGPNTNLNDTLNKGRMGLYIVPHYGQYSITNSTFSRNKIFDSGGNGNNIFIWGTYSGNPVADLSGTVIEYNDIYGSRRSGIEIAGATKNFIIRNNNIYDNGAEGDDAEGSKYKYGNGITLIRIGSEKYINNVLLIQNITICNNSIYNNKKFGIYAGPFIKDLLIQNNVFENNNWDDLQIDLEENYHGGVSPVYNITSNITFTENNLDEFTRLTINGVPTNNFVLNATHCYWGTNKYEEIIEDIYGSVEILPYYTSKNMKNLVRYSDKINYEFTTISEICEEKDYENNLDDVDTTNYQNFSNLYFKNDYGKITITEPLNLSAITFKGKLKNIDTSLIKIEEQKIILLNNSEFENKSANIEFYNVDETTYSIYSMNSTEILSKMAVILQNGTLVQDERRGISNISTNEEEKDDPLKFTMEKLNTVLIDIEPPVITGKIRPNGINTTGTNVNLSCKLSDNILVNNDSLKVSVEGCETWDIVNRKCKNHWINFTSNKTTGSYKVSFEVLDIFGNKGYENLTFNVLNATIKEKLCNINLSSDVWGDIENETSDIKVNNYTAYNTTVIKFKGKNAGKSTGNNTNKGKCNKTLVIPNLQNVSINITNETLQNMDKVAEVASIMNYTNITNQSQMENITRDLKNNITVILNAGFNISNITTETVKEEKEFKSKLTIVANNTTSKGFLILQVPKGNLDIDGVYATQNGSKTELLLNDIGNELGWYTIIDNNTIEITVVQDPEIDIIFKKLIDSIIPDPEPPQPSSIYHSNRGSSGVSDVSSQQLQLSKMVASFMNDAIVVAGSEVDVGYGKYLKSTVCRTQGMSVANITVNSDMVIVGGPVVNLYAKTYQNRFAEQITNEYPGVGKGYIQIQKINNYTVYYIAGSDRTGTKVALDYFTQMDTKPSLPLLVERYEDTYKITY; this is encoded by the coding sequence ATGAGAAAAAATACTAATTTTAAAAAAGGGGTAAATATTACAGCATTTATCATATTTTTGTTGTGTATGATTACTGTATGTAGTGCCATAGACCCCAATATTAATCCTAACCCGAATCCTAATCCGGCACCTGCTCCTGTAGCTTCGGATGTTTTAAAGGTTTATGAGTTAAATTATTCTTGGTTGGACGAAAATAATAGTATTATAAATACAACAAATTCGGCCACCCCATTACAAGCTGCAATAACTGTGGCACACGAGTACAATACAATCTACGTACAACCTGGATTGTATGAAGAAGATATTATAATTAATAAGCCTTTAACAATTTTAGGGGCAACTTACGATGAAGAAAAAGATGACGATTATGAAGTTCCTGTAAATTACACCTGGGATACAACAGTTGAGAGTGTAATACGCTCACCGAATCCTCAAACAGACGGAATAACTGTAGATATAACTAATACAAATGATGTAATTTTTAAAGGATTTGTAGTGGAGAATTTGTACACTAATACAAATAATAGGCATTTATTGAGGGTAAATGCTGATAATACGAATGTAAATAATATTACAGTTCAAAATAACGTAATAGGACCAAATACCAATTTAAACGATACTCTTAATAAAGGTAGAATGGGCTTATATATTGTACCTCACTATGGTCAATATTCGATAACAAACAGTACTTTTTCAAGAAATAAAATATTTGACTCTGGTGGAAATGGTAATAACATTTTCATATGGGGGACATATTCAGGAAATCCAGTTGCCGATTTATCCGGCACTGTAATAGAGTATAATGACATTTACGGTAGTAGACGTTCAGGTATTGAGATAGCTGGGGCTACTAAAAATTTCATAATAAGAAATAACAATATATATGACAATGGTGCGGAAGGAGACGATGCAGAAGGTTCAAAATATAAGTATGGAAACGGTATCACGCTTATAAGAATAGGTAGTGAAAAATATATAAATAATGTATTACTTATCCAAAACATAACAATTTGCAATAACTCAATATATAATAACAAGAAATTTGGAATATACGCAGGTCCTTTCATAAAAGACCTATTAATTCAAAATAACGTATTTGAAAATAATAATTGGGACGATTTGCAAATAGATTTGGAAGAAAACTACCACGGCGGAGTTTCTCCAGTATATAATATTACAAGTAATATTACATTTACAGAAAACAATTTGGACGAATTCACTCGATTGACCATTAATGGAGTACCTACCAACAATTTTGTATTAAATGCAACACATTGCTACTGGGGTACTAATAAATACGAGGAAATAATCGAGGATATTTATGGTAGTGTGGAAATATTGCCTTATTATACTTCAAAAAATATGAAAAATCTTGTAAGGTATAGCGATAAAATAAATTATGAATTTACAACGATTTCCGAAATTTGTGAAGAAAAAGATTACGAAAATAATTTGGATGATGTAGACACTACTAATTATCAAAATTTCAGTAATTTGTACTTTAAAAATGATTATGGTAAAATAACAATTACAGAACCACTTAATTTATCAGCAATTACATTTAAAGGTAAATTAAAAAATATTGATACATCATTAATTAAAATTGAAGAACAAAAAATAATCTTATTAAATAATTCTGAATTTGAAAATAAATCTGCAAATATTGAATTTTATAATGTAGATGAAACAACATATTCAATATACTCAATGAATAGCACTGAAATATTATCGAAAATGGCAGTTATATTGCAAAATGGTACATTAGTGCAAGATGAAAGACGGGGAATAAGTAATATCTCAACAAACGAAGAAGAAAAAGATGACCCGCTTAAGTTTACCATGGAAAAGTTAAATACGGTTCTTATTGACATTGAACCGCCGGTAATTACTGGAAAAATACGTCCAAATGGTATAAACACCACAGGTACAAATGTAAATTTATCCTGTAAATTAAGCGACAACATACTTGTAAACAACGATTCGTTAAAGGTAAGTGTCGAAGGTTGCGAAACTTGGGATATAGTTAATAGAAAATGTAAAAATCACTGGATAAACTTTACATCTAATAAAACCACAGGTAGCTATAAGGTATCGTTTGAAGTTTTGGATATTTTTGGAAATAAGGGATATGAAAACTTAACATTTAACGTTTTAAATGCTACAATAAAAGAAAAACTTTGTAATATTAATTTAAGTAGTGATGTATGGGGAGACATTGAAAATGAAACCTCTGACATTAAAGTAAATAATTACACTGCTTATAACACTACTGTAATAAAATTCAAAGGTAAAAATGCAGGTAAAAGTACTGGTAATAACACAAATAAGGGTAAATGTAATAAAACATTAGTAATTCCAAATTTACAAAATGTTTCAATAAACATTACAAATGAAACATTACAAAATATGGATAAAGTAGCTGAAGTAGCATCAATTATGAATTATACAAATATTACAAATCAATCACAAATGGAAAACATTACTCGAGATTTGAAAAATAATATAACCGTTATATTAAATGCAGGATTTAATATATCCAATATAACGACTGAAACCGTAAAAGAAGAGAAGGAATTTAAATCAAAACTTACAATCGTTGCAAATAATACTACGAGTAAAGGATTTTTGATACTTCAAGTTCCAAAGGGTAATTTAGATATAGACGGCGTGTATGCAACACAAAATGGTTCAAAAACTGAATTACTATTAAATGATATAGGCAATGAATTAGGTTGGTATACAATAATAGACAACAATACAATTGAAATAACGGTCGTACAAGACCCTGAAATAGATATTATCTTTAAAAAATTAATAGATTCGATAATACCTGACCCAGAACCACCACAACCATCAAGTATTTACCATTCAAATAGGGGTTCAAGCGGTGTAAGTGATGTATCAAGTCAGCAATTACAACTTTCAAAAATGGTTGCGTCATTTATGAATGATGCAATAGTCGTTGCAGGCTCTGAAGTTGACGTGGGATACGGTAAATACTTAAAATCAACAGTATGCAGGACTCAAGGTATGAGTGTAGCAAATATCACAGTTAATTCTGATATGGTAATTGTCGGAGGTCCGGTAGTTAATTTATATGCTAAAACCTATCAAAATAGGTTTGCAGAGCAAATAACTAATGAATACCCTGGTGTAGGCAAGGGATACATTCAGATACAGAAAATAAACAACTATACGGTATATTATATTGCAGGTTCTGATAGAACAGGCACTAAGGTTGCTTTGGATTATTTCACGCAAATGGATACAAAACCAAGCCTTCCGTTATTGGTCGAACGATATGAGGATACCTACAAAATAACTTATTAA
- a CDS encoding sulfide-dependent adenosine diphosphate thiazole synthase: MQKLKAEEKIVTKSILKSTFEMWMDIVDVDVVIVGAGPSGLTAGKYLAKAGLKVVILERHLSFGGGTWGGGMGFPNIVVEKPADEILKEAGINLKPVNIGDNPEIEAELFTADSVEVPAKLGVAAIDAGAKILTGIVVEDLILKENKVSGVVIQSYSIEKAGLHVDPITISAKCVIDATGHDASVVHTLARKNKDLNIVVPGEKSMWADVGENTLVENTKEIFPNFYTCGMASNAYNAGYRMGAIFGGMYLSGKKVAELIIDKLRE; this comes from the coding sequence ATGCAAAAATTGAAGGCTGAAGAGAAAATAGTTACAAAATCTATTTTAAAATCTACTTTTGAAATGTGGATGGATATAGTAGATGTCGATGTTGTGATTGTAGGGGCAGGACCAAGTGGTTTAACCGCCGGTAAATACTTAGCAAAAGCTGGTTTAAAAGTTGTAATTTTAGAAAGACACTTATCGTTTGGTGGCGGAACTTGGGGTGGCGGAATGGGCTTCCCTAACATCGTAGTTGAAAAACCAGCCGACGAAATCCTAAAAGAAGCAGGAATTAACTTAAAGCCTGTAAATATTGGAGATAATCCCGAAATTGAAGCAGAATTATTCACGGCTGATTCTGTAGAAGTCCCTGCAAAATTGGGCGTAGCAGCTATTGACGCAGGAGCTAAAATATTAACTGGTATTGTAGTAGAAGACCTTATTTTAAAAGAAAATAAGGTTTCTGGGGTTGTTATACAGTCATATTCAATTGAAAAAGCAGGTTTGCATGTTGACCCTATTACAATAAGTGCAAAATGTGTAATCGATGCAACAGGACACGACGCTTCAGTTGTACATACACTTGCGAGAAAAAATAAGGACTTAAACATCGTAGTACCTGGTGAAAAATCCATGTGGGCAGATGTTGGTGAAAATACACTCGTAGAAAATACTAAAGAAATATTCCCTAATTTTTACACTTGTGGAATGGCTTCAAACGCATATAACGCAGGTTATAGAATGGGTGCAATCTTTGGTGGCATGTACCTTTCAGGAAAAAAAGTTGCTGAATTAATCATTGATAAATTAAGAGAATAA
- a CDS encoding methanogenesis marker 12 protein, giving the protein MVFVGIDHGTSGITTCILYNNGKKTFFKLKRTEIKSKSKSYIEELKKYVNIKEIKLMGVCYSMGDGINKITNINKVLNRGVLNLEGIGEKVGGGTIVFDEIKDSEIPAILIPGLHKNVDSMDERFNALYSHIASPEKISIAYNAFKTFNYSNFILSDISSNTVSLLIKDSKIFGGFDACVGASGILHGPLDLELIRDIDLGKINANSAFSKAGVVKIAKLYEGVEDTKKAIMEKYNSDENCKLALDSLVLSVCMEINSLMFLNPSNKVVLAGSIGSWKDEKENIDVSNMINEMLNNSKNSSESNKIDISVLYGESAAEGSALIAKDVYNGVKDVLGIKIDY; this is encoded by the coding sequence ATGGTATTTGTAGGAATAGACCACGGCACTTCAGGTATTACAACCTGTATTTTATATAATAACGGAAAAAAAACATTCTTTAAGCTAAAAAGAACAGAAATTAAATCTAAATCTAAATCATACATTGAAGAATTAAAAAAATACGTTAATATAAAAGAAATTAAATTAATGGGCGTTTGCTATTCGATGGGGGACGGAATAAATAAAATAACCAATATAAACAAAGTTTTAAATCGAGGAGTTTTAAACCTTGAAGGAATCGGTGAAAAAGTAGGTGGAGGCACGATTGTATTTGATGAAATAAAAGATTCGGAAATACCTGCGATTTTAATACCTGGATTACATAAAAACGTAGATTCAATGGACGAGCGATTTAACGCACTATATTCACATATAGCTTCACCAGAAAAGATATCAATTGCATATAACGCATTTAAAACGTTTAATTATTCAAATTTCATATTATCCGATATTTCCTCAAACACCGTAAGTTTGTTGATAAAAGATAGTAAAATATTTGGTGGTTTTGACGCCTGTGTAGGAGCTTCTGGTATTTTACACGGCCCTTTAGATTTAGAATTAATAAGAGATATCGATTTAGGCAAAATTAATGCAAATAGTGCTTTTTCTAAAGCTGGAGTTGTTAAAATCGCTAAATTATATGAAGGCGTTGAAGATACTAAAAAAGCAATTATGGAAAAATACAATTCCGATGAAAATTGTAAATTAGCACTTGATAGTCTCGTATTAAGTGTTTGTATGGAAATAAATTCGTTAATGTTCTTAAATCCTTCAAATAAAGTCGTATTAGCTGGCTCCATCGGTAGTTGGAAAGATGAAAAAGAAAATATCGACGTTTCAAATATGATTAATGAAATGTTAAATAATTCGAAAAACAGTTCTGAATCCAATAAAATTGATATTTCTGTATTATATGGCGAAAGTGCCGCAGAAGGTAGTGCATTAATTGCTAAAGACGTTTATAATGGAGTAAAGGATGTTTTAGGCATAAAAATTGATTATTAA
- a CDS encoding EamA family transporter, with protein MYYLSIAIVIVSSIFYHILQKSISQEVNPFISLLITYIMSIIACIFVLLIQYYNGELNLTNITSAFKQLNWASYGLGLVIVGLELGFLLAYRAGWNISVAALTTYIIVALLLIPVGVLFYKEGISSLKIMGVLLCLTGLFLINK; from the coding sequence ATGTATTATTTATCCATTGCAATCGTTATAGTTTCAAGTATATTTTATCACATCCTCCAAAAATCGATTTCTCAGGAGGTAAATCCATTCATCTCTTTGTTAATAACATACATAATGTCAATTATTGCTTGTATATTTGTACTTTTGATACAATACTACAATGGCGAATTAAACCTTACAAATATTACAAGTGCATTTAAACAGTTGAATTGGGCTTCTTACGGATTAGGACTTGTAATAGTGGGTTTAGAGCTTGGTTTTTTACTGGCATATCGTGCAGGTTGGAATATAAGCGTTGCAGCGTTAACGACATATATCATAGTTGCTTTATTGCTCATACCGGTAGGAGTTTTATTTTATAAAGAAGGAATATCTTCTTTAAAAATAATGGGTGTGTTGTTATGTTTAACTGGACTATTTTTAATTAATAAGTAA
- a CDS encoding jacalin-like lectin, whose product MAQNDNYIYSTEVGGVGGTPFTFMQESGTITSIKFNWSDQYKLLHHIEVKFINNANIYATGDPKGNHEVILEIDDDETIIGSVIGYKKGNDGRCTGVKLTTSKGKSIMAGYFEESLITTYTGKLAGIKGGAGSDIDRLGLIFLKK is encoded by the coding sequence ATGGCACAAAATGACAACTATATATACAGCACTGAGGTAGGTGGCGTAGGCGGAACTCCATTCACATTTATGCAAGAATCGGGAACCATTACCTCTATTAAATTTAACTGGTCGGACCAATACAAATTATTACACCATATTGAAGTTAAATTCATAAATAACGCAAATATATATGCTACTGGGGACCCAAAGGGAAATCACGAAGTAATATTGGAAATAGATGACGATGAGACGATTATTGGTAGTGTAATAGGTTATAAAAAAGGCAATGATGGCAGATGTACTGGTGTAAAACTTACTACCTCAAAAGGTAAATCAATTATGGCAGGTTATTTCGAAGAAAGTCTAATAACCACGTATACGGGTAAATTAGCAGGTATTAAAGGCGGAGCGGGGTCTGATATTGATAGATTAGGTTTAATATTCCTAAAAAAATAA
- the psmB gene encoding archaeal proteasome endopeptidase complex subunit beta produces MSEEYKYMKGTTTVGIACADGVVLATDKRATMGNLIADKEAKKLYPIDEYIAMTIAGSVGDAQSLVRIISAETKIYKMRTGNNMSPLACTTLMSNVLHGNRHFPLMNQLIVGGYDVCNDEPQLYSLDAVGGINEETTFTSTGSGSPTAYGVLEAEYVNKLKTSAALKLAVKAISSAMKRDAYSGNGISLAKIDKNGVKIYTEKEIETIVKKAEKR; encoded by the coding sequence ATGTCTGAAGAATACAAATATATGAAAGGTACTACAACAGTGGGTATTGCTTGCGCTGATGGCGTAGTATTGGCTACAGATAAAAGAGCGACGATGGGGAACCTTATTGCAGATAAAGAGGCTAAAAAATTGTACCCTATCGATGAATACATCGCAATGACGATTGCAGGTAGCGTTGGAGATGCCCAATCACTCGTAAGAATTATATCCGCAGAAACAAAAATCTACAAAATGAGAACTGGCAATAATATGTCACCTTTAGCTTGTACAACGTTAATGAGCAATGTATTACACGGAAACAGGCATTTTCCATTAATGAATCAATTAATTGTGGGCGGTTATGATGTTTGCAATGATGAACCACAATTGTACTCACTCGATGCAGTAGGTGGAATCAATGAAGAAACAACCTTTACATCGACAGGTTCCGGTTCACCTACAGCTTACGGGGTTTTGGAAGCTGAATATGTGAATAAACTAAAAACTTCTGCAGCTTTAAAATTGGCTGTAAAGGCTATTTCTTCAGCTATGAAAAGAGATGCTTATTCAGGGAACGGGATTTCTCTCGCTAAAATCGATAAAAACGGTGTGAAAATTTATACTGAAAAAGAAATCGAAACTATTGTAAAAAAAGCAGAAAAGAGATAA
- a CDS encoding acetate uptake transporter, with translation MNISEKLANPAPLGLMGFGMTTVLLNLHNVGIFELGSMILAMGIFYGGLAQVIAGILEFKKGNTFGTTAFTSYGMFWISLVALRILPKLGLGQAPETIAMVAYLGIWGLFTLGMFLITLKGNNKQLQLIFGTLALLFILLALGDYTGSAVIKTIAGYEGIFCGITAIGSALCQVKESVVSHN, from the coding sequence ATGAATATATCTGAAAAATTAGCAAATCCTGCACCTTTGGGACTTATGGGCTTTGGAATGACTACGGTATTATTAAACCTGCATAACGTAGGTATCTTTGAACTTGGTTCAATGATATTAGCAATGGGTATATTTTACGGCGGTCTTGCCCAGGTTATTGCAGGAATTTTGGAATTTAAAAAAGGTAATACATTTGGAACTACTGCTTTTACATCATACGGCATGTTCTGGATTTCTTTAGTGGCTTTGAGGATATTACCAAAATTAGGGCTCGGTCAAGCACCGGAAACTATTGCAATGGTAGCATATTTAGGTATTTGGGGATTATTTACTTTAGGAATGTTTTTAATAACTTTAAAAGGTAATAATAAACAGCTTCAGTTAATATTTGGGACTTTGGCTCTATTATTTATCTTGCTTGCACTTGGGGATTATACGGGAAGTGCAGTTATAAAAACAATAGCTGGTTATGAGGGTATATTCTGTGGAATAACTGCAATAGGCTCTGCGTTATGCCAAGTTAAAGAAAGTGTAGTAAGCCACAACTAA
- a CDS encoding DUF354 domain-containing protein, with the protein MTTDVWIDLTNSPHIHYFSRLIEKLEKEGLEYIITARRFQSLEDLINIYGYEYTSFGEHSSSLSGKLVNSANRIIELTKFISKKENMPKVAVAKHSVELPRVSFGLDIPSIFVLDNETAVAQNKLTLPLIDELICPIGTKNKLDELQKSQNISYFNMDNVLSFDGTCEVANVNARSKSDKYPIDNTILYNLDIDTDLPIVVLRSCPNSSYCTGKSDLLPKIIEELFDKIGCNIVVFPRTSKQREIYSKYDNIIVPKTIDALSLLHFSNMMIGAGGTMNREAAVMGVPTVSCYPETLLGVDEYLAEKGTMIHTTDLKEILEYAITNIGVKNKIVDLEDPTELMFQKICEKMGR; encoded by the coding sequence ATGACTACTGACGTATGGATTGATTTGACAAATTCTCCACATATACACTATTTTTCAAGGTTGATTGAAAAATTAGAAAAAGAAGGACTCGAATATATAATAACAGCTCGTAGATTTCAGAGTTTAGAGGATTTAATAAATATTTACGGGTATGAATATACTTCTTTCGGAGAACATTCAAGTAGTTTGAGCGGTAAGCTTGTAAATTCGGCTAATAGAATAATAGAGCTTACAAAGTTTATTTCAAAAAAAGAAAATATGCCAAAAGTAGCAGTAGCTAAACACTCCGTAGAGCTTCCAAGGGTTTCTTTTGGTTTGGATATCCCTTCAATATTTGTTTTAGACAATGAAACAGCAGTGGCACAGAATAAATTAACTTTACCCCTCATTGACGAGCTAATTTGTCCAATAGGTACGAAAAACAAATTAGACGAACTACAAAAAAGTCAAAATATATCTTATTTTAATATGGACAATGTATTATCTTTTGACGGAACTTGCGAGGTTGCAAATGTAAATGCAAGGTCTAAAAGCGATAAATACCCTATTGATAATACTATACTCTATAATTTAGACATAGATACAGATTTACCAATTGTTGTATTACGTTCTTGTCCAAATTCGTCATACTGTACAGGCAAGTCTGATTTATTGCCAAAAATCATTGAAGAATTGTTCGATAAAATAGGCTGTAATATAGTCGTATTTCCAAGAACAAGCAAGCAAAGGGAAATATATTCTAAATATGACAACATTATAGTCCCTAAAACCATAGATGCACTTTCATTATTGCATTTTTCAAATATGATGATAGGAGCAGGCGGTACGATGAATAGAGAAGCAGCTGTTATGGGTGTACCAACTGTGTCTTGTTATCCTGAGACTTTGCTCGGTGTTGATGAATATTTGGCTGAAAAAGGTACTATGATTCATACAACCGATTTAAAGGAAATTTTAGAGTATGCTATAACTAATATCGGTGTTAAAAATAAGATTGTTGATTTAGAAGACCCTACAGAGTTAATGTTCCAAAAAATCTGTGAAAAAATGGGTAGATAA
- a CDS encoding ferritin-like domain-containing protein, which produces MELVNEHKIGVSKNTPMEKEVMANFKGECAEVGMYLAMARQAQREGYPEIAEVLKTMAWEEAEHASKFAEMNEVIKPTLKENIEMMLKGEIMANKEKKAAADMAESHNLEHVHDFFEESSRDEARHAKMLKGILERYLSE; this is translated from the coding sequence ATGGAATTAGTGAATGAACACAAAATTGGGGTTTCAAAAAACACCCCTATGGAAAAAGAAGTAATGGCTAATTTTAAAGGAGAATGTGCAGAAGTTGGTATGTATTTAGCTATGGCAAGACAGGCTCAAAGAGAAGGTTATCCAGAAATCGCAGAAGTTTTAAAAACAATGGCTTGGGAAGAAGCTGAACACGCTTCCAAATTTGCTGAAATGAACGAAGTAATTAAGCCTACTTTAAAAGAAAACATTGAAATGATGTTAAAAGGCGAAATTATGGCAAATAAAGAAAAAAAAGCTGCAGCTGATATGGCAGAAAGCCATAATTTAGAGCACGTGCACGATTTCTTTGAAGAAAGTTCAAGAGACGAAGCAAGACACGCTAAAATGTTAAAAGGAATACTTGAAAGATATTTAAGTGAATAA
- the proS gene encoding proline--tRNA ligase, translated as MEFSEWYNEILETAKIYDLRYPIKGCGVYLPYGFKIRRYSFEILRDLLDSTKHDETLFPMLIPETLLAKEGEHIKGFEDEVFWVTHGGKNELDVRLALRPTSETAIYYMMKQWLKVHTDLPFKIYQTVNTFRYETKHTRPLIRLREIMTFNEAHTAHSTKEECEAQVKEGMYVYSSFFEALSIPVLISKRPEWDKFPGAEYTTAYDTIYPDGKTMQIGTVHNLGQHFATTFDLEFETADGEKDYAYQTCYGISDRVIASIIAIHGDKNGLLIPPKVAPVQIAMIPLLFKGKEEKVLEKANEIYDKLKKFVRIELDTRDIRPGRKFNDWELKGVPLRIELGPRDLENGKVMIFRRDKNEKFDIAIEDLTAEYLAELMETIHKDMAEKAYKAFLGHIEILEAVESNLLLENIKEAINNRKVVLIPFNEELYNEEFEEETGASILGECEFEGNKYISIAKTY; from the coding sequence TTGGAATTCTCTGAATGGTATAATGAGATTTTAGAAACTGCCAAAATATATGATTTAAGATACCCTATTAAAGGATGTGGCGTATATTTACCATACGGGTTTAAAATAAGGAGATATTCTTTTGAAATACTCAGAGACTTATTGGACAGTACAAAACACGATGAAACATTATTCCCTATGTTAATACCTGAAACTTTACTTGCAAAAGAAGGAGAACATATTAAAGGTTTTGAAGATGAAGTATTTTGGGTAACACACGGTGGTAAAAACGAATTAGACGTTAGATTAGCTTTAAGACCTACATCTGAGACGGCAATATACTATATGATGAAGCAATGGCTTAAAGTTCATACTGATTTACCATTTAAGATATATCAAACCGTTAACACATTCAGATATGAAACAAAACACACAAGACCTTTGATAAGACTTAGAGAAATTATGACCTTTAACGAAGCTCACACTGCACACAGTACAAAAGAGGAATGTGAAGCTCAAGTTAAGGAAGGAATGTATGTATACAGTAGTTTCTTTGAAGCTCTTTCAATTCCGGTTTTAATTTCAAAAAGACCAGAATGGGACAAATTCCCAGGTGCTGAGTATACAACTGCTTACGATACCATATACCCAGATGGAAAAACTATGCAAATCGGTACAGTTCACAATTTAGGTCAGCACTTTGCTACGACCTTTGATTTAGAATTTGAAACCGCAGATGGTGAAAAGGATTACGCATACCAAACTTGTTATGGTATATCCGATAGAGTAATTGCTTCGATTATTGCAATTCACGGCGATAAAAACGGACTATTAATACCTCCAAAAGTTGCACCTGTTCAAATTGCAATGATTCCTTTGTTATTTAAAGGTAAAGAGGAGAAAGTTCTTGAAAAAGCTAATGAAATATACGATAAATTGAAAAAATTCGTAAGAATTGAGTTAGATACGAGAGATATTAGACCAGGACGTAAATTTAACGACTGGGAATTAAAAGGCGTTCCTTTAAGAATCGAATTAGGTCCACGAGATTTGGAAAATGGCAAGGTAATGATATTTAGAAGAGATAAAAACGAAAAATTCGACATAGCTATTGAAGACTTAACTGCGGAATATTTAGCTGAATTAATGGAAACAATTCATAAAGATATGGCTGAAAAAGCTTATAAGGCATTTTTAGGACATATTGAGATTTTGGAAGCTGTTGAAAGTAATTTATTACTTGAAAATATTAAAGAAGCTATAAATAATAGAAAAGTTGTATTAATTCCATTCAACGAAGAATTATACAATGAAGAGTTTGAAGAAGAAACAGGAGCTTCAATACTTGGAGAATGTGAATTCGAAGGAAATAAATATATTTCAATTGCAAAAACATATTAA